A window of Pseudophryne corroboree isolate aPseCor3 chromosome 1, aPseCor3.hap2, whole genome shotgun sequence genomic DNA:
TTAAAATGCAGTCAGAGACGTGTTACTCTGGGCATGAGGGACTATACGCCCCAATTTGTTTGTTTGAACAATCTGtgaaaaagtgttaaaaataaacatATAGCAAACATGCGGATTAATATAATAGAGGACCTAAAGCACTTGCAATAATAAAGGAAATGTTCCTTAATCTCAAATCAATAAGCATATTCCTGGTGTATTGTCTTTTCTGCTGGAACTACATTTGAGAATCAGAGAAAATATGGGGCTGGATGTATTTAAGCCCGAGTTGGGATGAGGTGCAGGTTCCCAGCTGAACTCTCtgggttttttttggttttttttaaagtggcaatcatttataaggcatggttttgccttgtacatgattgtcatttaataaaaaaataaataaatctgagtTCGGCTTAGAACCTACACCTCGGGCCAACtcgggacttcattacatctggcccatggtaTATGAAACCATCTCACCATTGCTTTACAGATGCTGTATCACCTGGATCCATGAAGATGTCTTCAGGAACAATACAAAGCTTCACACAGTTATGCTGACGGGGAATCCAATACTGTACATCGCAGATTCTGCTTTTGTAGGAGCCACATCTCTACGACATCTTTACTTGCAGGAAACTTCTATATTGGACTTAGAATTTGTTCCGATTATAAACTTACCAAACTTAGAAACTTTGCACGTGGGAAGCAATTCTATCTCATCTATAAAACTTCCGGAAGGTTTAACTTTAAAGAACTTGAGGACCATGAACTTTGAATTAAACCGTATAAACAAAATAACGGTAGAAGATTCACAGTTTCTAAAGCAAATCAACAATTTGACTCTAATTTTAAAGGGAAATAatattgagtacattgagccaaacTCTTTCAACACAAGTAACTTCTACAGTTTGGATCTGATGGGCTGTGCCTGGAAGACAGACTTGTCCTTGCTTGTAAATGGACTTAACGGTCTAACAACCAACATCCTTAAAATTGGCACATTTATAGACATCAATACAGAGATGGATATTTTCCCACAGAGTCTAGGAGGTCTGTGTAATGTTTCAGCAAAGCAAGTCAGTCTTCAGGTCAGACAATTTACTGATGAGTCACCTCAAACATTTTCATGTTTGACCAAGACTGAAATTTTGGATTTCACATATACTCACATAGTTTCACTTCCACGTTTGACCAATGGTCCCGTGCTAAGAGAACTCATTTTAAATGAAAATAAATTCAGCAGCCTCTGCAATATAAGCTCAAATAGTTACCCACTTCTCATGCATCTACATATAGTTGGAAATTTTCACACTTTGGATTTGGGAGCTGGATGTTTGAAGGATCTATCAAGACTTCAATATCTTGACCTGAGCCACAATGACTTTGGACAAATGGCATGCTGCAGTGCTCAGTTTACTGGGTTACATAGTCTCAATCACTTGAATCTGAGTTATGGATCCATCCTTTCCTTAGACAGCCCGGCCTTTCCAGAGAACGATCAGCTAGAAGTTCTCGATTTCACACATGCCCATTTATTGACAGGTAAATCTGTAAGTCCTTTCAGCAATTTAGCTAATCTGAGAGTCCTCAACCTGTCTCAAAGTTATGTTAATACCAGCAATATACATTTGTTTGATGGTCTAAAGAACCTTATTTTCCTAAATATGGACAAAAGTTCATTTCAAAATGCAACTCTCCGGAGGAACAATCTCTTCTCAAATGTTGTAAAGCTTGACAAACTAATATTATCTAACTGTGATTTACAAACCATAGAGGGAGAGGCCTTCCTAAAACTGTTGCACTTAAAGTATGTGGACCTAAGTCACAACAAACTAACCTTATTTAGCACAAATGCATTTTGGAATCTGAGTCACATTTACTTAAATTTAGCTTTCAACATGATCACAACTATTCCTATTGGATTGCTGCAGAATATAACAGATGAAAGCACCATCAATTTAAGCCAAAATCCCATTGATTGCTCATGTTCCAATGTTGAATTTTTATCCTGGTacaaaaaacatgaaaacattttTGAAGACAAGACAAAGACCCTATGTGGGTCTCCACCATCGCTAAATGGTACAGAGCTGTCTAAAGCTACAGTCATTTGTGGAATGTCTACCTCATATTTAATATTAATCATCATACTTGTATTGGTAGGTGCAATGTTAGTAGCAGTGTTCATTATAAAGCTGTACAAGAAAAGAATGTATTCTTCCATTTAGTCACCATATTTAACTGTTCCATGTAAATATTTCTTATCAATGACTCAAATTAGGTCTGTAAATAAAGTTATTGACTCAGGTTTCAATTTTTAATGACTGATAAACAGTTTCCTGTTTTCTATATTATcactaaaaatataaaattaatagcAAATTATTGTTAGTTTTGTAATTGATTGtacataacatacagtactgtgatAATCTGGGGTAATTAACTCGGTAGAGGGGTTCATTGGTTCGGTGTGTAGGTGCTTAATTATGATCCAATCACAGCTTTTCAGGTAAATAAATGACAGTAATGCTTTACTGGCAGCATAAATGAAATGAAAACAACAAACTGCCTATCCCCCATTCAGGGCACTAACTTACTTCTTCGCtcctcactatgggcctaattcagacctgatcgcagcagcaaatttgttagctaatgggcaaaaccaagggcctagttcagatctgatcgtagatgtgctaaatttagcccacctacgatcagtttctctgacatgcggggggacgccagcacagggctagtccaccccgcatgtcaggccctacctcccCGCAAGggcgcaaaagcatcgcacagcggcgatgctttcacacctgccgagtagctccctgccagcacagctcctgcgctggcagggagctatccgctgtgtcccaggtcgcagcggctgcttgtgacggcACGCAGCTGCCACAACCCGCCCCCGCAATATGCCTGCTTGTCTGGACCTCGCCCCGCCAACGGCAATTATGTGTGCTCACACCTGCTCTTACTTCCGGGTTGGTATCTATATATCGGCGCCTgtcatcccggcagtcagaatcccaaccgCGGAATGCCGGGCAGTGAGGCGAGCGCAAAAGAGACCCTTCTGGGCTCGCTGCgattgccatgctgtgggcacggtggcacgctaagcacgccatgctatttattcaccctccaggggtgtcgtggacaccccaagaggggaaATAGGTGTCGGTATActagcggtcaggattccggcgccggtatgctgaacgccgggatcccgacagccaggatattgaatgcatcccctTACTTCCCTGTGTTGGCAGTACACTTTCCTGCCCCACACAGAATCCATGGCTCACTGTTGCAATTTACCTTCATTCTGGCATAAtatagatgtgccctcatacagatAGCATATATATGTCTCAAGACGCCCGACACAATCGAAACGCACAGAGAAGAGTAGCGTACTGTATATTTCTTTACATTCTGTGATTATGTGCATTGCAGAACCAGCAAAAGCCGCCCGCAGTGTATGGAATTGGTTTTACACACGTACAATGTCGCAGATACAGCACAACAGAACACAGAAGAGTGCAGCATCAGCCTATTTGTCACATCAttacaccaaggggtaaatttactaagatgggagttctatttaagatgggatgttgcccatagcaaccaatcagattctacttctcatttatctagcacagcggtggccaacctgtggctcttgagccgcatgtggctctttctttattcaaatgtggctcccaacactctaaatcatgtgaccacaacagataccgaaaccgctgcactccagccagacacgcagcagcactacagggactgaaaactgaaggagtcagatactagagatgagacactcacaagcaaacagaggacacattagggactgctgcaatggcacgagttgatgggggggggggctgtagtgatacatgagggtgggctagagtgacacatggcagagctggctggagagacacaggagggtcctggctggagtgacacgggagggtgctggaagtagtgacacatgggggatatggatggagagacacaggagggtcctggctggagtgacataggagggtgctggaagtagtgacacatgggggagctggcaggagtgacataggagggtgctggaagtagtgacacatgggggagctggcaggagtgacataggagggtgctggaagtagtgacacatgggggagctggcaggagtgacataggagggtgctggcaggagtgacacatgggggagctggctggagtgacaggagggtgctggaagtagtgacacatgggggagctggcaggagtgacataggagggtgctggaagtagtgacacatgggggagctggcaggagtgacataggagggtgctggcaggagtgacacatgggggagctggctggagtgacaggagggtgctggaagtagtgacacatgggggagctggcaggagtgacataggagggtgctggaagtagtgacacatgggggagctggcaggagtgacataggagggtgctggcaggagtgacacatgggggagctggctggagtgacaggagggtgctggaagtagtgacacatgggggagctggctggagtgacaggagggtgctggaagtagtgacacatgggggagc
This region includes:
- the CD180 gene encoding CD180 antigen, producing MAEFTCFNARLSRRELYVQVDEEIEPMSNINHSDGEVIKGFFKLEQLLKDEMRHWWDSVSLKKYLTSKQIPRGLRIFKTLGIQDDPTLLSNWDRSLDECSFKLIELLVNYREKKVIEIGKKIEEIKGTLIKYKDLPIFSERDKNTNKRVEQFEKELVETKNKKLLRDDNDYKDEKPLSPPSTISVPSAHEGSSTSKDGDDKGIIEFVDSCVKVEQVEGDTIIVNKSYSCEGLGLQEIPDSLPTSIESLDFSFNILFALYQWTFGHLEKLEYLDLSRCCITWIHEDVFRNNTKLHTVMLTGNPILYIADSAFVGATSLRHLYLQETSILDLEFVPIINLPNLETLHVGSNSISSIKLPEGLTLKNLRTMNFELNRINKITVEDSQFLKQINNLTLILKGNNIEYIEPNSFNTSNFYSLDLMGCAWKTDLSLLVNGLNGLTTNILKIGTFIDINTEMDIFPQSLGGLCNVSAKQVSLQVRQFTDESPQTFSCLTKTEILDFTYTHIVSLPRLTNGPVLRELILNENKFSSLCNISSNSYPLLMHLHIVGNFHTLDLGAGCLKDLSRLQYLDLSHNDFGQMACCSAQFTGLHSLNHLNLSYGSILSLDSPAFPENDQLEVLDFTHAHLLTGKSVSPFSNLANLRVLNLSQSYVNTSNIHLFDGLKNLIFLNMDKSSFQNATLRRNNLFSNVVKLDKLILSNCDLQTIEGEAFLKLLHLKYVDLSHNKLTLFSTNAFWNLSHIYLNLAFNMITTIPIGLLQNITDESTINLSQNPIDCSCSNVEFLSWYKKHENIFEDKTKTLCGSPPSLNGTELSKATVICGMSTSYLILIIILVLVGAMLVAVFIIKLYKKRMYSSI